The following coding sequences are from one Parafrankia irregularis window:
- a CDS encoding TetR/AcrR family transcriptional regulator — protein sequence MAPDDPAEDCPRPRRGRPRDATIDDRVLRAAVEELADQGVGGFSVNSVAARAGVAKRGIYARWPTRDGLVLAALGTLAAGLVPPRTGSLRADLLRLAPQVDAVFTEPRMSILARCLAELSRYPDLYAAFRRESVDRCAAAVQDAFHDARLRGETRPDLDTDLAASAFLGVLLTRQAFGRQAFGYGSPPPPGGPPPPGGPPPPGGPDPGGPDSDGPDAAGGPDGAGGPDAAWSVTAFHRRLVEYSLAAARDSAPTLPAGG from the coding sequence ATGGCTCCCGATGATCCGGCCGAGGACTGTCCGCGGCCGCGTCGGGGCCGCCCCCGGGACGCCACGATCGACGATCGGGTCCTGCGGGCCGCCGTCGAGGAGCTGGCCGACCAGGGCGTCGGCGGCTTCAGCGTCAACAGCGTCGCGGCCCGCGCGGGAGTGGCGAAACGCGGCATCTACGCCCGCTGGCCCACCCGCGACGGACTGGTGCTCGCCGCCCTGGGCACGTTGGCCGCCGGTCTCGTGCCACCCCGGACCGGCTCGCTGCGCGCGGACCTGCTCAGACTGGCGCCGCAGGTCGACGCCGTCTTCACCGAGCCGCGGATGTCGATCCTCGCCCGCTGCCTGGCCGAGCTCTCGCGTTATCCCGACCTGTACGCGGCCTTCCGGCGGGAGTCGGTGGACCGGTGCGCGGCAGCCGTCCAGGACGCTTTCCACGACGCCCGGCTGCGCGGCGAGACCCGGCCGGACCTGGACACCGATCTGGCCGCCAGTGCCTTCCTGGGCGTGCTGCTGACCCGGCAGGCGTTCGGGCGGCAGGCTTTCGGCTACGGCAGCCCACCTCCACCCGGCGGCCCACCTCCACCCGGCGGCCCACCTCCACCCGGCGGCCCTGACCCCGGTGGGCCGGACTCCGACGGCCCGGACGCCGCAGGTGGGCCGGACGGCGCAGGTGGGCCGGATGCTGCTTGGTCGGTTACCGCCTTCCACCGCAGGCTCGTCGAGTACTCCCTCGCCGCGGCCCGGGATTCCGCCCCCACCCTGCCCGCGGGTGGGTGA
- a CDS encoding glycosyltransferase family 4 protein — MEGAPLRIALLSYRSLPTCGGQGVYVRHLSRELVTLGHQVHVVSGPPYPVLDPGVELTELPSLDLYRDGDPFRWPGFREFRSLADVAEFGMMRTGQFSEPLAFSIRAFEALRPRRGQGRPDFDIVHDNQTLGYGLLPLRRALRPYGIPVVSTIHHPITVDRRLHLAATTGRRARLGVRRWYSFLPMQGRVARGLDGVVVPSESSRHEIVADMNVPLDLMHTVPLGVESDVFTPSPAEPIGDQGGQGGQAAAASTQVPGRIVVVTSADVPLKGLMVLLEALAKLRVERPAHLVCIGKVREGGAAQRRVVELGLTEAVTFRSNVPQPEMVELLRTAEVAVVPSLYEGFSLPAVEEMACGLPLVATTAGALPEVAGPSGEAALLVPPGDADALAGAIRTLQDDPELRARMGAAGRRRVEELFSWKAAAAGTAAWYEKVLREARPTAGHDNQVSAAC, encoded by the coding sequence ATGGAGGGCGCACCGTTGCGGATTGCGTTGTTGTCGTACCGAAGTCTGCCTACCTGTGGTGGCCAGGGAGTGTACGTACGGCACCTCTCGCGTGAACTGGTTACGCTAGGTCACCAGGTCCACGTTGTGAGTGGGCCGCCCTACCCGGTGCTCGACCCGGGCGTGGAACTCACCGAACTGCCGAGCCTCGACCTCTACCGCGACGGCGATCCGTTCCGCTGGCCGGGGTTCCGGGAGTTCAGGTCCCTCGCGGACGTGGCCGAGTTCGGCATGATGCGCACCGGGCAGTTCTCGGAGCCACTGGCGTTCTCGATCCGGGCGTTCGAGGCGCTGCGCCCGCGGCGCGGGCAGGGCCGGCCGGACTTCGACATCGTCCACGACAACCAGACGCTGGGCTACGGCCTGCTTCCGCTGCGCCGGGCGCTGCGCCCCTACGGGATCCCGGTCGTCTCCACGATCCACCACCCGATCACCGTCGACCGCCGTCTGCACCTGGCCGCGACGACCGGTCGGCGGGCCCGGCTCGGTGTTCGTCGCTGGTACTCGTTCCTGCCCATGCAGGGACGGGTAGCCCGTGGTCTCGACGGTGTGGTGGTGCCGTCGGAGAGCTCGCGGCACGAGATCGTCGCCGACATGAACGTGCCGCTTGATCTGATGCACACCGTTCCGCTCGGCGTCGAGTCCGACGTGTTCACCCCGAGCCCGGCCGAACCCATTGGCGACCAGGGCGGCCAGGGCGGCCAGGCCGCTGCTGCCAGCACCCAGGTCCCGGGACGGATCGTGGTGGTCACCAGCGCGGACGTCCCCCTCAAGGGCCTGATGGTGCTGCTCGAGGCGCTGGCGAAGCTGCGGGTCGAGCGCCCGGCGCACCTGGTGTGCATCGGGAAGGTCCGGGAGGGCGGGGCGGCGCAGCGCCGGGTCGTCGAGCTCGGGCTCACCGAGGCGGTCACCTTCCGGTCCAATGTGCCCCAGCCCGAGATGGTCGAGCTGCTGCGCACCGCCGAGGTCGCCGTGGTGCCCTCGCTCTACGAGGGCTTCAGCCTGCCCGCGGTGGAGGAGATGGCCTGCGGGCTGCCGCTGGTCGCGACGACCGCCGGCGCGCTGCCCGAGGTGGCCGGACCGAGCGGGGAGGCCGCGCTGCTGGTGCCCCCGGGCGACGCCGACGCGCTCGCGGGCGCGATCAGGACATTGCAGGACGACCCCGAGCTGCGCGCGCGGATGGGTGCCGCCGGCCGGCGCCGGGTCGAGGAACTGTTCTCCTGGAAGGCCGCCGCGGCCGGCACCGCCGCCTGGTACGAGAAGGTGCTCCGCGAGGCCAGGCCGACCGCCGGCCACGACAACCAGGTATCCGCCGCATGCTGA